From Thermoplasmata archaeon, the proteins below share one genomic window:
- the gmhA gene encoding D-sedoheptulose 7-phosphate isomerase: MIEEIERMVNESVEAKQKMLKMHKDTIAKIVEVMCNSIENGGKVLWCGNGGSAADAQHLACELVSKFYVDRKALASIALNTNTSILTAIANDYDFERVFVRQVEALGKKGDVLVGISTSGNSKNVIAAMKKAREMGITTIGFTGETGGAMKECVDILLNVPSKDTPRIQEAHITAGHIICYLIEKRFAGMS, encoded by the coding sequence ATGATTGAAGAAATAGAAAGAATGGTAAATGAAAGTGTCGAAGCTAAACAAAAAATGCTCAAAATGCACAAGGACACGATTGCAAAAATTGTGGAAGTGATGTGCAATTCAATTGAGAACGGTGGCAAGGTTCTGTGGTGCGGTAATGGTGGGAGTGCAGCGGATGCCCAGCATCTGGCATGCGAGCTTGTGAGTAAGTTTTATGTAGATAGAAAGGCACTGGCTTCTATAGCGTTGAACACGAACACCTCAATTCTTACTGCGATTGCTAACGACTATGATTTTGAGAGAGTTTTCGTGAGACAGGTAGAAGCCCTCGGGAAAAAGGGAGATGTGCTGGTTGGAATAAGTACGAGCGGGAACTCGAAGAATGTGATTGCAGCGATGAAGAAAGCGAGAGAAATGGGAATTACTACAATTGGTTTTACAGGCGAAACTGGCGGTGCGATGAAGGAATGTGTAGACATTCTTCTGAATGTGCCATCAAAGGACACACCAAGAATTCAGGAGGCACATATAACCGCAGGGCACATCATCTGCTACTTGATAGAAAAACGGTTTGCTGGAATGAGCTAG